The sequence GCCGGGGCTGGACCTCCGACGGCGGGGATCTGTGGGAGGTGTTGGAACGCCTCGACTCGCAGGGCGTATCTCGCCTCGTCGTGACGGATGTCAGCCGCGACGGTATGCTCAACGGCCCCAACGTGGACCTGCTGCGGGACGTAGCCGCGGCCACCGAGGCGCCCGTGGTGGCTTCCGGCGGCATCTCCAGCCTGGCGGACATCGCCGCGCTGGCAGCGATTGTCCCGGAGGGCGTGGACTCGGCGATCGTCGGCAAGGCCCTCTACGCCGGCAAGTTCACCCTACAAGAGGCTTTGGAGGTGGCTCGCCGATGAACGAACCCCTGGACACTCGCGCCCTGCTGGCGATCGCCGAGGCCGCGGTGGATGAGGCGGAAACGACATTCTCGGCGGCGGTCGGCGCGGAGCCGGAGGTCATGAAGTCCCCCGGCGATTTCGCCACGGAAGCCGACCTCACGGTGGAGCGCCAGCTTCGCACCCTGCTCACGCAGTACACCGGCCTGCCGGTGCACGGTGAGGAATACGGCACCGTCCTACCGGGGGAGTTCCCGGTGGAACACAACCCCAGTGACGAGATGGCCGATGGCCTCGATGGGCCCCGCCGCCGGGATCGCCGCCCCCACGAGGACGAGGAGATGCCGGAGACCTTCTGGGTGGTCGATCCCATCGACGGCACAGCCAACTACGCGGTGGGCAATCCGTTCTGCTGCATCCTCATCGCCCTGGTGCATCACAATGAAATCCAGTTGTCCGTCACCGAAATGCCCCTTTTGGGACGCCGCATCACGGCGCGCCGGGGCCACGGCCTCTTCGTCGATGGTCACCCCGCCCGTTCCATGCCCCCCTCCGACCCGGGAGTCACGCAGATCAGCTTCGGCTCCATCCTTTCGCAACGCCGGGGTAACCTGCCGATCTCCTACCGCCAGGACATGCTCAACGAGATCGGCAAGTCCTACCCGCGCATGCGGGTGACCGGTTCCGTGGGCATCGACTTGGCCTTTACCGCTGCCGGTGTGTTCGGCGGGACCGTCACGTTTAGCCCTAACCTGTGGGATAACGCTGCGGGCATTCTCGCGGTGCAGGAAAACGGGGGGATTGCTACGGACTTCGCCGGCAATCCCTGGCGCCCGGGTGTCTCCGGGCTCGTCGCCGGGGAACCGGAAGTTCACGAGGCCCTGTTGGAGCACATCCAAAACGTGCCCATCGGCACGGCGGCGCGCAACGCCCAGGACGTCATGGATCGAGGGGGCATCCGATGAGCGTCACAGTGCGGGTCATCCCCTGTTTGGATGTGGATGAGGGCCGCGTGGTCAAGGGCGTGAACTTTACCGGGCTACGGGATGCCGGTGATCCCGTGGAGCTGGCCGCCCAATACGACGCGCAGGGCGCGGACGAGCTGACCTTCTTGGACGTCTCCGCCTCCAAGCAGGGCCGGGGCACCATGCTGGAGGTCGTGCGGCGCACGGCGGAACAGGTGTTCATTCCCCTCACCGTCGGCGGGGGTGTGCGCAGCGCGGAGGACGTAGACGCTCTGCTGCGGGCGGGCGCGGACAAAGTCTCCGTGAACTCGGCTGCGGTGGCCCGCCCGGAGCTGCTCCGGGAGCTCTCCCAGCGCTTCGGGGCGCAGTGCATTGTGCTGTCTGTCGATGCCCGGCGGGTCCCCGAGGGCTCCGCGCAGCAGCCCAGCGGATACGAGGTGACCACGCACGGCGGGACCACGTCGGCGGGCATCGATGCGGTGGAATGGGCCCGGCGCGGCGAGGAGCTAGGGGTCGGCGAAATCCTGTTGAATTCTATGGACGCCGACGGCACCAAGCGCGGTTTCGACCTCGAGATGCTGCGCGACGTGCGGGCGCAGGTGAGCATCCCGGTGATCGCCTCCGGCGGTGCCGGCCGGGCAGAGCACTTCCCCCCGGCCGTGGCCGCAGGCGCGGACGCGGTGCTCGCCGCGTCCATTTTCCACTTCGGGGAAGTGGCGATCAGCGAGGTCAAAGCCGCCATGGCAGCGGCTGGCTGCGAGGTGCGGTGATGACCCCCGACGCGGAGATCCGAGAGTGCAACCTGGATCCCGCCATCGCCGCCCGGTTGAAGCGAACAAACGACGGGTTGGTGGCGTCCATAGTGCAAGATGCCGCCGACGGGACGGTGCTGATGATGGCCTGGATGGATGACCACGCACTGGCCTACACCCTGGCCACCCGCAAGGGCACCTACTGGTCGCGGTCCCGCGGGGCCTACTGGGTTAAGGGGGAGACCAGCGGGCACGTCCAGCACGTGCGCCAGGTCCGGTTGGACTGCGACGGGGATACCGTGCTGCTCACGGTGGACCAGACGGGGGCGGCTTGCCACACGGGAACGCGTAGCTGCTTCGACGGTGATCAGCTTCTCTAGCTCCGATGGCCGTAGGGCACAATGGTTCCTATGTCCGAATCCTTCCTGACTACTCGGGAGAACTTCCGCGTTCTCGCCACCCATCGCCGTGTCGTGCCGGTGGTGTGCAAGGTCCTGGCGGATAACGAGACCGCGCTATCCACCTACCGCAAGCTCGCGGACAACCGCCCCGGGACCTTCCTGCTGGAATCTGCGGCCCACGGCCAATCCTGGGATCGATACTCTTTCATCGGCACCGGGGCTCGCTGCGCGCTGACGGCGAAGAACGGGCACACCCGGTGGATTGGGGAACCACCCGTGGACCTGCCCTGCCCGGCGGACCCCCTCGACGCGGTCCGAGCCACCCTCGCCGCCCTGCACACGGATCCCATGCCGGACCTGCCCCCGCTGACCAGTGGACTGGTGGGGTACATGGGCTACGACATGATCCGCTACATCGAGGACGTCCCGGACACCTGCATCGACGACCTCAACGTGCCGGACATGGTGCAGATGCTGGTGGACACGATGGCCGTTGCGGATCACCACGAGGGCAGCATCTGGCTCATCGCGAACGCCGTGAACTGGGATAACTCGGACCAACGGGTGGACGCCGCCTACGACGATGCCGTCGGGCGCATCGATGCGATGCTCGAGGATCTCGCGGCACCCATCCCCACCCCACCCCAGCGCTACACTGCAAGCCCGCCGGATCCCCGCCGCCAGCGCACGGAGGCAGAACACGCCCAGCGCATCGCCGAGTGTAAGGAACACATCCGCGCAGGCGACGCCTTCCAGATCGTGCTCTCCCAGCGCTTCGAGCTGGACACCGACGTGGACGGGCTGGATGTCTACCGGATGCTGCGCGTCTCCAACCCGAGCCCATACATGTTCCTCGTGAACATTCCGGACGAGGCTTTCGCCAATACCGCTTTCCAAATCATCGGTTCCTCCCCAGAATCCCTCGTGCGGGTGCAGGACCGGCGGGTGAGCACGTATCCCATCGCCGGTTCCCGGCCGCGGGGGCGCGACTACGAGGAAGACCAGCTCATGGAGAAGGAACTCGTCGGCGACGAGAAGGAAAACAGCGAACACCTCATGCTGGTAGACCTCGGGCGCAACGACGTGGGGAGGGTGAGCTCCCCCGGCAGCGTGGAGGTCCACGACTTCCGGCACGTGGAACGCTACAGCGCGATCATGCACCTGGTCTCCGGGGTGACGGGCACGCTGGCTCCCGGTCGGACCGCCGTCGATGCCTTCGCCGCAACCTTCCCGGCCGGCACGCTCACCGGCGCGCCGAAACCGTCGGCGATGAGCATCATCGACCGGTTGGAGCAGACTCGCCGCGGGGTTTACGGCGGCACGGTGGGCTACTTCGACTTCTCCGGGAACACGGACCAGGCCATTGCCATCCGCACCGGGCTCTACCGGGACGGCACGATGGTTGTCCAGGCCGGGGGAGGGATCGTCGCCGATTCCGACCCGGCAGCAGAGGACTTAGAGAGCCGCAATAAGGCCGCCGCGGTGCTGCGCGCGGTTGCCGCTGCCGAGGGGCTGCGGGAAGCCGGGGCGCGCGCGGACGGGCCGGCTCGCGCTGAGGAGCCGACTTGCTCCGGCAGGTCAGAAGCAGCAGTGGCCGCACAACCGCAGGAGTCAAAGCGATGAAGCGAACCCGGAAAATCACCCCCCGCAACGCCGCGCTCTCACTCGTCGCCCTCTCCGCCGTGGGCCTGTGGGGGGCCGGGCGTTTGACATGGGTGAGCGCCCATGCCCGTGATGAGCTTGCGGGGGATTCCACCCACAAACTCGTGGGCGCCGTGTGGGACCCGGCCACCACCCCCCTGGCTCTGGCGTTGCTGGCCACAGTGGTCCTCAGCCTGGCGGTGGGGCCGCTGGTTCGGCGGATCCTGGGCACGGTGATCGTCGCGTTGTCCGCCATTGCGAGCTTCCGGGCGGTGATGCTGCTTACCACCGGAGCCGATTCAGAACGGGCCCGCCAACTGCTCACCTCCGGAGCGGCCACCCAGATGCAGTCCAAGCCCGTCCAGATCGCGGACTGGGCGGGGGTCACGAGCGTCGACGTTCACTACCTGCCCGTTGTTCTGGCGCTGCTGGCCGCGGCCGCTGGCGTGGTGGGGGGCGTGCTGCTGGCGATGTGGCCCGGGCGTCCAACCACCGGATCCACCAGGTTCGATACCCCCGAAACGCGGCGCCGAACCGCCGAAGAGGACCTGGCGGAGAACCCCGACGAGCACCGGGTCCTGTGGGATGCCCTGGACGCCGGGGTGGACCCCACCCAGGAAGGCGAGGGTGAATCGACGGAGGGGAAGGCGACGGAGAATCGGGGATGACGGCGTATCGGGGATGAAGCCATCCGGCTCGACCGGCTAATTTCGTTCGCGCCTGATCCCCGGGATACGCTGACAGCGCAAGAGGTCCCCTCCCACAATCTCCGTTCCGTTCGCCGATCCAGCAGGAAGACCAATGGCTACAGTGTTAGATCAGATCATCGCCGGTGTTCTCGAGGACCAGGCGGAGCGGGAAGCGCGCATCCCCTACCGGGAGATCAAGGCGATGAGCCTGGACGCGCCCCCGCCGCGCGATGCGTTCGCCGCCCTGTCCGGCCGCAACGTCAAAGTGATCGCGGAGGTCAAGCGGGCCAGCCCCTCCAAGGGCAACTTGGCGGAGATCCCGGAGCCCGCGGTGCTGGCCAAGGCCTACGGGGACAACGGTGCCAGCGTGATCAGTTGCCTGACCGAGCAGCGCCGGTTCAAGGGCTCCCTGGCGGACTTCGACGCGGTGCGCGCGGCCGTAGACGTGCCACTTTTGCGCAAGGATTTCACGGTCAACCCCTACCAGATCCACGAGGCCCGGGCCCACGGTGCCGACGTCATCCTACTCATCGTCGCCGCCCTGGATCAGGTGCGCTTGGAGGCCCTGTTAGATCGGACGGAATCCCTGGGCATGACGGCCCTCGTGGAGGTGCACACCGCCGAGGAGGCGGAGCGAGCCGTGGCCGCGGGCGCTTCCGTCATCGGGGTAAATGCGCGGAATTTAAAGACGTTAGAGGTGGATCCCGGCGTGTTTTCCACCATCGCCCCGGCCCTGCCGACGGAAGTGGTGAAGGTGGCCGAGTCCGGGGTACGGGACAAGTGCGATCTGCTGGCCTACGCCGGGGCCGGGGCGGATGCCGTGCTCGTGGGGGAGGGGCTGGTCACGGCAGGTAATCCCGGCCAGGCCTGCAAGTCCCTGGTGGCTGCGGGCCTGCACCCCTCCTGCCCGTCGAAGCGGTAGCTGCCCGGTAGGGTTGAGCGCGTGAGTATGCAGCGCGAGCAACCTTCGACCCAGTCCCCGGCGGGGAGCCTGCCCACGGTGGCAGAAGTAATTGGGAACCCATCGACGTATCACCAGCCCGATGAGCGGGGCCACTGGGGGGATTTTGGCGGCCGGTATATTCCGGAAGCGCTTATGGCAGTGGTGGAGGAGATCAGCGACTCCTGGGCCAAGGCCAAGGCTGACCCGGATTACCTCGCGGAGCTTGATCATCTGCATCGCACGTATTCCGGCCGCCCCTCCCCGCTGTATTATGCGGGCCGTTTCTCGGCGGACATCGGTGCGAAGGTCTACCTGAAGCGGGAGGATCTCAACCACACCGGGTCCCACAAGATCAACAATGTGCTGGGGCAGGTGTTGCTGGCCAAGCGAATGGGCAAGCGCCATGTCATTGCGGAGACCGGTGCGGGTCAGCACGGTGTGGCGACTGCGACGGCCTGCGCTCTGCTGGATTTGAGTTGCCGCATTTATATGGGTGAGGTCGATGCCAACCGCCAGGCCCTGAATATCGCGCGGATGCGTCTGCTCGGTGCGGAGGTGGAGGTGGTCACCGTTGGTTCTCGAACCCTTAAGGACGCCATTAACGAGGCGATGCGTTATTGGGTCTCGCACGCGGATGATACGTATTACTGCTTCGGCACCGCCGCGGGACCGCACCCCTTCCCGGAGATGGTGCGCGACCTGCAACGGATTATCGGCGCGGAGGCTCGGGAGCAGATTCTGCAGGCCGAGGGCCGTTTGCCCGATGCCGCCATCGCCTGCGTGGGCGGAGGGTCCAATGCCATCGGCCTGTTCCACCCCTTCCTCCAGGACGAGCAGGTTCGCCTCATCGGGGCAGAAGCCGGCGGCACCGGGGTGGATTCCGGCAAGCACGCCGCCCCCATCACGGTAGGTTCCCGTGGTGTATTCCAGGGGGCTTACTCCGACCTGATGCAAAACGAGGACGGGCAGATCATCGAGTCTCATTCCATCTCCGCAGGGTTGGATTATCCCGGGGTGGGGCCGGAGCATTCCGCCCTGCATGAGGCCGGGCGCACGGAATACGTGGCCATCACCGATTCGGAGGCGATGGAAGGGTTCAAGATTATGTGCGAGAAGGAGGGCATCATTCCGGCGATCGAATCCTCCCATGCGATTGCGGCGGCTATCAAGTTTGCAGCGGTCCAAAGGGAAGCGAACGGGGATACGGAAAAGGCCCCGCTGTTGCTCATCAACATGTCGGGTCGGGGGGATAAGGATGTCAACACCGCGGCCCAATGGTTTGGCCTGCCGGATAAGAACACGGTCGTCACCCCCGAGAACGATGAAGTGACGTCCACCGAGGCCGAGGAGCAGGAGAAGTGAGCACACACAGCGCCGAGGGGCAGGGGAACACTGACCGGTTAGCGCAGGTGTTCCGGGCGGCTAAGGAAGAAGGGCGCGCGGTGTTCGTGGGCTACTTGCCCGCGGGGTATCCCACCGTTGCCGAGTCCGTCGAAAACATGGTTGCCCTGGCCCGCCACGCGGACCTGATCGAGGTGGGCATCCCCTTCACCGATCCCATGATGGACGGGCCCACGATTCAGGTGGCGGCGGATACCGCCCTGGCGCACGGCTTTCGGGTAGAGGACACCATCGCGGTGGTTCGAGACGTGGTCGCCGCCGGGGGCAACTGCGTGGTGATGAGCTACTGGAACCCTATCCTGCAGTACGGGCCGGAGAAGTTCGCCGCGGAGCTCGCCGCCGCGGGCGGGTTGGGGAGCATCATCCCGGACCTATTGCCGGATGAGGCCGGGCGCTGGAGCGCTGCTTGCAAGGCAGAGGGCCTGTCCCCGGTGTACCTCGTGGCCCCCTCCACCACGGAGGAGCGGCTGGCCATCACGTGCTCTGCCGCGAAGGGCTTCGTCTACGCCGCGTCGCACATGGGCATCACCGGTGCCCAGGAGCAGGTTGCCAGCAGTGCCGCCGAGTTGGTGCGTCGCACCCGGGAGCACACTGATCTTCCCGTTGCCGTCGGGTTGGGCGTCCGCAATGGACAACAGGCCCGAGACATCGCCGAGTTCGCCGATGGCGTGATTGTGGGCTCCGCCCTCATCCAAGCGGTGGAGGAAGGCACGCTGCCGGACCTCGCCGCAGAACTGGCCGCCGGGGTACGAGGGCGCGCATGATTCTCGCGGCGATTCCCTCCCCGCCGCAAGGCGTGTGGCACGTCGGCCCGGTGCCCATCCGTGCCTATGCGCTATGCATCCTTTTCGGCGTGATCCTTGCCTTCCTGTGGACCCGTCGGCGCTACGCGGCCCGAGGAGGTGATGCGGACCTCACGGTAGATGCCCTGCTCGTCGCGGTGCCCGCAGGGATCATTGGGGGCCGGGCCTATCACGTGCTCACCGACCACCAGCGCTATCTCGGCCCGGGCAAGAACTGGGTGGACATCTTCAAGATCACCAACGGCGGCCTGGGAATCTGGGGAGCCATCACCCTGGGCACCCTCGCCGTGTGGTTGCTCTTTCGCGTGAAGAAGGTGCCGCTGGCGCCGTTCGCCGATGCCGCCGCCCCCGCAATCGTGGTGGCCCAGGCGATTGGACGGCTGGGCAACTGGTTCAACCAGGAACTGTACGGCGGTCCCTCCACCAGCCCGTGGGCCCTGGAAATCTACCGCCGGGTGGATGAGACCGGCATGCCCGATCCCGTGCGCGGACACTCCACCGGGGAGGTGCTGGCCACGGTGCAGCCGACTTTCCTCTACGAGCTGCTGTGGAACCTGGCAGTCGCGGCCGTGTTGGTGTGGGCCGAACGCCGGTTCCGGATGGGGGCGGGGCGCGTGTTCATGCTCTATATCGCGGGCTACACGCTGGGCCGGTTCTTCATCGAACTGATTCGCTCGGACCCAGCGACGATGGTCTTCGGGAACATCCGCATCAACGTCGTGGTGGCCGCAGTGGTCTTTGCGCTGGCCGTCCTCGCGCTCATCGTGACCCGGGGACGGGATCGGCGCGGGGAGACCGCCTTGCGGTAGCGGAGTTCTCGGGGCCACGGCTATCCTCTGTGGAGTGAACAGAAGAACCAAGATCGTGTGCACCCTCGGCCCCGCCGTGGCCTCCCTCGAAAAGATCCGCGGTCTGGTGGACGCGGGTATGGACGTGGCTCGCCTGAACTTCTCCCACGGCGAGCACGCCGACCACGAGCGCAACTACCTGTGGGTACGGCAGGCCTCGGATGAGTCCGGCCGGGCGGTGGGGGTTCTTGCCGACCTGCAGGGCCCCAAAATCCGCCTGGGCCGGTTCACCGAAGGTGCGACGGTGTGGGCCACGGGGGAGACGGTCCGCATCACCGTGGAGGACGTGCAAGGTACTCACGACCGCGTCTCCACCACGTACAAGGGGCTGGCCAACGACGCCCGCCCGGGGGATCGCCTGCTGGTGGACGACGGCAAGGTCGCCCTCGTGTGCAAGGAGGTGGACGGCAACGACGTGGTCTGCGAGGTCACGGAGGGTGGCCCCGTCTCCAACAACAAGGGGGTTTCCCTGCCGGGGATGAACATTTCCGTCCCCGCCCTGTCCGAGAAGGACCGGGAGGACTTGCGCTTCGCCCTGAAGCTGGGGGTGGACTTCATCGCGCTGTCCTTCGTGCGCTCCCCGGCGGACGTGGAGCTGGTGCACGAGGTCATGGATGAGGTGGGCCGCCGGATCCCGGTGATCGCCAAGCTGGAGAAGCCGGAGGCAGTGGACGCGCTGGAGCCGATCATCCTGGCCTTCGACGCGGTCATGGTGGCCCGCGGGGACCTCGGTGTGGAGGTGCCCCTGGAGGACGTGCCGCTGGTGCAGAAGCGCGCGATCCAGATCGCCCGCGAGAATGCAAAGCCGGTGATCGTGGCCACCCAAATGCTGGACTCCATGATTGATAACTCCCGGCCAACCCGCGCGGAGGCCTCGGACGTAGCCAACGCCGTGCTGGACGGTGCGGATGCGGTGATGCTGTCCGGGGAGACCTCGGTGGGCAAGCACCCCCTGACCACGGTGGAGACGATGGCCCGTATTGTCACGGCGGCGGAGATTGATGGCGATGTTCCGCCGTTGACGCACCTGCCCCGGACCCGGCGCGGCGTTATCTCGTATGCCGCGAAGGACATCGGCGAGCGGCTCAATGCCCGGGCCCTGGTGGCCTTTACGTCCTCCGGAGATACGGCGAAGCGGGTCGCGCGCCTGCGTTCCCGGCTGCCGTTGCTGGTGTTCACCCCGTTCCAGGCCGTGCGCTCCCAGCTTGCGCTGACGTGGGGAGCGGAGACCTTCCTATCCGACCGCGTGCAGAGCACGGACGACATGATCTCCGCGGTGGACGAAGCCCTGCTCACGATGGAGGAGTACCAGTACGACGACATGATGATCATCGTCGCCGGTTCTCCCCCGGGGATTTCCGGGAACACCAACATGATTCAGGTGCACTTGCTGGGCCAGGAGCACGGCTCTCACAGCCAGTACACCGGCCGC comes from Corynebacterium heidelbergense and encodes:
- a CDS encoding inositol monophosphatase family protein yields the protein MNEPLDTRALLAIAEAAVDEAETTFSAAVGAEPEVMKSPGDFATEADLTVERQLRTLLTQYTGLPVHGEEYGTVLPGEFPVEHNPSDEMADGLDGPRRRDRRPHEDEEMPETFWVVDPIDGTANYAVGNPFCCILIALVHHNEIQLSVTEMPLLGRRITARRGHGLFVDGHPARSMPPSDPGVTQISFGSILSQRRGNLPISYRQDMLNEIGKSYPRMRVTGSVGIDLAFTAAGVFGGTVTFSPNLWDNAAGILAVQENGGIATDFAGNPWRPGVSGLVAGEPEVHEALLEHIQNVPIGTAARNAQDVMDRGGIR
- the trpB gene encoding tryptophan synthase subunit beta; amino-acid sequence: MQREQPSTQSPAGSLPTVAEVIGNPSTYHQPDERGHWGDFGGRYIPEALMAVVEEISDSWAKAKADPDYLAELDHLHRTYSGRPSPLYYAGRFSADIGAKVYLKREDLNHTGSHKINNVLGQVLLAKRMGKRHVIAETGAGQHGVATATACALLDLSCRIYMGEVDANRQALNIARMRLLGAEVEVVTVGSRTLKDAINEAMRYWVSHADDTYYCFGTAAGPHPFPEMVRDLQRIIGAEAREQILQAEGRLPDAAIACVGGGSNAIGLFHPFLQDEQVRLIGAEAGGTGVDSGKHAAPITVGSRGVFQGAYSDLMQNEDGQIIESHSISAGLDYPGVGPEHSALHEAGRTEYVAITDSEAMEGFKIMCEKEGIIPAIESSHAIAAAIKFAAVQREANGDTEKAPLLLINMSGRGDKDVNTAAQWFGLPDKNTVVTPENDEVTSTEAEEQEK
- a CDS encoding anthranilate synthase component I; translation: MSESFLTTRENFRVLATHRRVVPVVCKVLADNETALSTYRKLADNRPGTFLLESAAHGQSWDRYSFIGTGARCALTAKNGHTRWIGEPPVDLPCPADPLDAVRATLAALHTDPMPDLPPLTSGLVGYMGYDMIRYIEDVPDTCIDDLNVPDMVQMLVDTMAVADHHEGSIWLIANAVNWDNSDQRVDAAYDDAVGRIDAMLEDLAAPIPTPPQRYTASPPDPRRQRTEAEHAQRIAECKEHIRAGDAFQIVLSQRFELDTDVDGLDVYRMLRVSNPSPYMFLVNIPDEAFANTAFQIIGSSPESLVRVQDRRVSTYPIAGSRPRGRDYEEDQLMEKELVGDEKENSEHLMLVDLGRNDVGRVSSPGSVEVHDFRHVERYSAIMHLVSGVTGTLAPGRTAVDAFAATFPAGTLTGAPKPSAMSIIDRLEQTRRGVYGGTVGYFDFSGNTDQAIAIRTGLYRDGTMVVQAGGGIVADSDPAAEDLESRNKAAAVLRAVAAAEGLREAGARADGPARAEEPTCSGRSEAAVAAQPQESKR
- the lgt gene encoding prolipoprotein diacylglyceryl transferase, which codes for MILAAIPSPPQGVWHVGPVPIRAYALCILFGVILAFLWTRRRYAARGGDADLTVDALLVAVPAGIIGGRAYHVLTDHQRYLGPGKNWVDIFKITNGGLGIWGAITLGTLAVWLLFRVKKVPLAPFADAAAPAIVVAQAIGRLGNWFNQELYGGPSTSPWALEIYRRVDETGMPDPVRGHSTGEVLATVQPTFLYELLWNLAVAAVLVWAERRFRMGAGRVFMLYIAGYTLGRFFIELIRSDPATMVFGNIRINVVVAAVVFALAVLALIVTRGRDRRGETALR
- the hisF gene encoding imidazole glycerol phosphate synthase subunit HisF, giving the protein MSVTVRVIPCLDVDEGRVVKGVNFTGLRDAGDPVELAAQYDAQGADELTFLDVSASKQGRGTMLEVVRRTAEQVFIPLTVGGGVRSAEDVDALLRAGADKVSVNSAAVARPELLRELSQRFGAQCIVLSVDARRVPEGSAQQPSGYEVTTHGGTTSAGIDAVEWARRGEELGVGEILLNSMDADGTKRGFDLEMLRDVRAQVSIPVIASGGAGRAEHFPPAVAAGADAVLAASIFHFGEVAISEVKAAMAAAGCEVR
- the trpA gene encoding tryptophan synthase subunit alpha, with translation MSTHSAEGQGNTDRLAQVFRAAKEEGRAVFVGYLPAGYPTVAESVENMVALARHADLIEVGIPFTDPMMDGPTIQVAADTALAHGFRVEDTIAVVRDVVAAGGNCVVMSYWNPILQYGPEKFAAELAAAGGLGSIIPDLLPDEAGRWSAACKAEGLSPVYLVAPSTTEERLAITCSAAKGFVYAASHMGITGAQEQVASSAAELVRRTREHTDLPVAVGLGVRNGQQARDIAEFADGVIVGSALIQAVEEGTLPDLAAELAAGVRGRA
- the pyk gene encoding pyruvate kinase, which encodes MNRRTKIVCTLGPAVASLEKIRGLVDAGMDVARLNFSHGEHADHERNYLWVRQASDESGRAVGVLADLQGPKIRLGRFTEGATVWATGETVRITVEDVQGTHDRVSTTYKGLANDARPGDRLLVDDGKVALVCKEVDGNDVVCEVTEGGPVSNNKGVSLPGMNISVPALSEKDREDLRFALKLGVDFIALSFVRSPADVELVHEVMDEVGRRIPVIAKLEKPEAVDALEPIILAFDAVMVARGDLGVEVPLEDVPLVQKRAIQIARENAKPVIVATQMLDSMIDNSRPTRAEASDVANAVLDGADAVMLSGETSVGKHPLTTVETMARIVTAAEIDGDVPPLTHLPRTRRGVISYAAKDIGERLNARALVAFTSSGDTAKRVARLRSRLPLLVFTPFQAVRSQLALTWGAETFLSDRVQSTDDMISAVDEALLTMEEYQYDDMMIIVAGSPPGISGNTNMIQVHLLGQEHGSHSQYTGR
- a CDS encoding TIGR02234 family membrane protein encodes the protein MKRTRKITPRNAALSLVALSAVGLWGAGRLTWVSAHARDELAGDSTHKLVGAVWDPATTPLALALLATVVLSLAVGPLVRRILGTVIVALSAIASFRAVMLLTTGADSERARQLLTSGAATQMQSKPVQIADWAGVTSVDVHYLPVVLALLAAAAGVVGGVLLAMWPGRPTTGSTRFDTPETRRRTAEEDLAENPDEHRVLWDALDAGVDPTQEGEGESTEGKATENRG
- the hisI gene encoding phosphoribosyl-AMP cyclohydrolase, which encodes MTPDAEIRECNLDPAIAARLKRTNDGLVASIVQDAADGTVLMMAWMDDHALAYTLATRKGTYWSRSRGAYWVKGETSGHVQHVRQVRLDCDGDTVLLTVDQTGAACHTGTRSCFDGDQLL
- the trpC gene encoding indole-3-glycerol phosphate synthase TrpC; protein product: MATVLDQIIAGVLEDQAEREARIPYREIKAMSLDAPPPRDAFAALSGRNVKVIAEVKRASPSKGNLAEIPEPAVLAKAYGDNGASVISCLTEQRRFKGSLADFDAVRAAVDVPLLRKDFTVNPYQIHEARAHGADVILLIVAALDQVRLEALLDRTESLGMTALVEVHTAEEAERAVAAGASVIGVNARNLKTLEVDPGVFSTIAPALPTEVVKVAESGVRDKCDLLAYAGAGADAVLVGEGLVTAGNPGQACKSLVAAGLHPSCPSKR